The following coding sequences are from one bacterium SCSIO 12741 window:
- a CDS encoding VOC family protein produces MKKKVTGIGGVFFKSADPAASRDWYRDHLGLTTNDYGALFEFRLSDNPDHKGYLQWSPMDRDTTYMDPSKKEFMINFRVENIEELVQELKASGITVLDDIEAFEYGKFVHILDPDGVKIELWEPEDSVFTNDDDGKTTF; encoded by the coding sequence ATGAAAAAGAAAGTAACTGGCATTGGCGGCGTATTCTTTAAATCTGCCGACCCCGCAGCTTCGAGAGATTGGTACCGTGATCATTTGGGATTAACCACCAACGACTATGGCGCCCTCTTCGAATTTAGATTGAGTGACAATCCTGACCACAAAGGATACCTTCAATGGAGTCCAATGGATAGGGACACCACCTACATGGATCCTTCCAAAAAGGAGTTTATGATCAATTTTCGGGTGGAAAACATCGAGGAGTTGGTTCAGGAATTGAAGGCTTCAGGCATCACCGTGTTGGATGACATTGAGGCATTTGAATATGGTAAGTTCGTACACATTCTGGATCCGGATGGCGTAAAGATTGAATTATGGGAACCAGAGGATTCTGTGTTTACTAACGATGATGATGGTAAGACTACGTTTTAA
- a CDS encoding methyltransferase domain-containing protein translates to MKTLGDKIPEPKEGMTPQELAKQLRQPEGDLGKKVAEVMNQGNEHITRNAYQLLKAQDGEQILEIGMGNGFYIPELLSQSENLSYTGADFSATMVEEAQRLNNTLVDQQRVRFVEASIEKLPFAEHSFDVIVSTNTLYFWPQPLDNAKELLRVLKPGGRIVNGYRDRDCLEQMEATNYGFSKYDRSEVEKLFRDAGFREVSTEIIDEPDREFAGEVMHLTGFYTLGLK, encoded by the coding sequence ATGAAAACGTTAGGAGATAAAATACCCGAGCCCAAAGAAGGAATGACTCCTCAGGAATTGGCCAAACAACTGCGTCAACCCGAAGGTGATTTGGGAAAGAAGGTAGCCGAGGTAATGAATCAGGGTAACGAACACATTACCCGAAATGCCTATCAATTGCTTAAGGCCCAAGACGGAGAACAGATTTTGGAAATTGGGATGGGTAATGGATTCTATATCCCCGAACTTTTAAGCCAGTCGGAAAACCTGAGTTATACGGGTGCCGATTTTTCTGCAACCATGGTAGAAGAGGCTCAACGACTCAATAATACCCTTGTCGACCAGCAACGGGTGCGATTTGTGGAAGCGTCTATTGAAAAGCTTCCATTTGCCGAGCATTCTTTTGACGTCATTGTGAGTACAAATACCCTGTATTTCTGGCCTCAGCCTCTGGATAACGCAAAAGAGCTTTTGAGAGTTCTGAAACCTGGTGGAAGAATCGTAAATGGCTACCGCGATCGAGATTGCCTGGAGCAAATGGAAGCCACGAACTACGGCTTTAGCAAGTACGATAGGAGTGAAGTGGAAAAGCTCTTTCGCGATGCCGGATTTCGAGAAGTAAGTACTGAAATTATAGACGAGCCCGATCGCGAATTTGCAGGAGAAGTGATGCACCTGACGGGATTTTATACCCTAGGATTAAAGTAG
- a CDS encoding DUF1572 family protein, whose protein sequence is MEANYIISARKQFEYYQALGSKTFDQLSDEDLFKKDHSDGNSIAIVVNHMWGNMRSRWTDFLTADGEKEWRQRDQEFEDLIQSREELLTKWEEGWNCLYSALDSVNEDNFSTPVYIRNQAHTIVDAVNRQLCHYAYHVGQIVLMGKQYQGSDWQSLSIPKGQSKAFNAEKFSRGKHGGHFTDDIK, encoded by the coding sequence ATCGAGGCCAATTACATAATTAGTGCCCGAAAACAATTTGAATACTACCAAGCTCTGGGGAGCAAAACTTTTGACCAACTATCCGATGAGGACCTTTTTAAAAAAGATCATTCCGATGGAAATTCGATTGCCATAGTGGTCAATCATATGTGGGGTAATATGCGCTCACGCTGGACCGATTTTTTAACCGCCGATGGAGAAAAAGAGTGGCGTCAGAGAGATCAGGAATTTGAAGACTTGATTCAATCCCGGGAGGAGCTTCTTACCAAATGGGAGGAAGGCTGGAATTGTCTCTATTCTGCTCTGGACTCGGTGAATGAGGACAATTTTTCCACTCCCGTCTACATCAGGAATCAGGCGCACACCATTGTTGATGCCGTTAACCGTCAGTTGTGTCACTATGCCTATCATGTGGGCCAAATTGTTCTGATGGGAAAACAATATCAAGGATCCGATTGGCAGAGTCTTTCCATTCCCAAAGGGCAATCCAAGGCCTTTAATGCGGAGAAGTTTTCACGGGGAAAACATGGCGGTCATTTTACCGATGACATCAAATAG
- a CDS encoding sigma-70 family RNA polymerase sigma factor, with protein MVTGRARYTFGLESVTALTESELIEALRAKSEIALRQLIQDYSDRVYNVVLNLVQNKEDAEELYSDVFLEVFQSISKFRDGSSLYTWVYRIAVNKSLDHLRKKKRKKRLASIFSLSFLQEERGLEPAHFDHPGVLLEQKENAALFYAALNQLPERQKAAYVLRHIEGRSQPEIAEILETSVSSVESLLSRSKAGLKKIVSNHFHFSEGNRKNKRPNNK; from the coding sequence ATGGTGACTGGGCGTGCCCGTTATACTTTTGGCCTTGAAAGCGTAACCGCATTGACGGAATCGGAGTTAATAGAAGCCCTCAGAGCAAAGAGTGAAATAGCCTTGCGACAACTTATCCAGGACTATTCGGATAGGGTGTATAATGTGGTGTTAAACCTGGTTCAAAACAAAGAAGACGCTGAGGAACTTTACTCGGATGTATTTCTTGAAGTATTTCAATCCATTTCCAAATTTCGGGACGGATCAAGCCTCTATACCTGGGTATATCGCATCGCGGTAAACAAATCCCTGGATCATCTTCGAAAGAAAAAACGCAAAAAGAGATTGGCGTCCATTTTTAGCTTGAGTTTTCTCCAGGAAGAACGAGGGTTGGAACCAGCTCATTTCGATCATCCGGGAGTTTTACTGGAACAAAAGGAAAACGCAGCACTTTTTTACGCCGCCCTTAATCAACTTCCTGAACGTCAAAAAGCAGCCTATGTCCTGCGGCACATTGAAGGCAGAAGCCAACCAGAGATTGCGGAGATCCTGGAAACTTCCGTTTCATCAGTTGAATCACTCTTGAGTCGATCGAAGGCGGGTCTCAAAAAAATAGTGTCAAATCATTTTCATTTCTCCGAAGGAAATCGAAAAAACAAACGTCCAAATAACAAATGA
- a CDS encoding periplasmic heavy metal sensor — MQNRSRIVLILVVILVVLNVGVLSFFMFQPHHPPHPRPDKVLKDKLNLTEDQWVNYQALIQSHRLQMKAFQQQSKQLHDEFFNQFGETQEQEQKADSLASEIGQLQTQIERQTYQHFSELRRLLSDEQKKIFDQEIGKIMGRMMSGPPHPPKRPKHP; from the coding sequence ATGCAAAATCGATCTCGCATAGTATTGATATTGGTGGTGATCCTGGTGGTTCTCAACGTGGGTGTACTCAGCTTTTTTATGTTTCAACCTCACCATCCTCCTCATCCCAGACCGGATAAGGTATTGAAGGATAAATTGAATCTCACGGAAGATCAATGGGTGAACTACCAAGCGCTAATCCAATCGCATCGATTGCAGATGAAGGCCTTTCAGCAGCAATCCAAACAGTTGCACGATGAGTTCTTCAATCAATTTGGAGAAACGCAAGAACAGGAACAAAAGGCTGATTCTTTGGCCTCAGAAATTGGACAGCTTCAAACCCAAATTGAGCGTCAAACCTACCAGCACTTTTCGGAATTGAGAAGATTGCTCTCCGATGAACAAAAAAAGATTTTTGATCAGGAGATAGGAAAAATCATGGGTAGAATGATGTCAGGTCCTCCCCATCCACCTAAGAGACCCAAACATCCATAA
- a CDS encoding T9SS type A sorting domain-containing protein has translation MKTNTPFYLSFLLLVWAPSLLLAQYCTPPGFLSMGGVGEPFTHIANVQIENLNNSTNLPTGQGKDIGYRHWDELPKPELTPGSRYQLNVELADNLGQGMHGVIWIDWNGDEEFDDASERVYYMPNTGTHNLTIDVPTTAKTGTIRMRIYCDMPSTMGHIDPEPCGYLNHPTHALGQHGEVEDYDLLIGASLGLEDNPRSSTLHVFPQPAQEVLNLDYKLEQGTTYSITDIYGRERQLGEVSPGDVQLDVSSLPNGQYILSIRTGQDWVKQRFFIAR, from the coding sequence ATGAAAACGAATACTCCTTTTTACCTGAGTTTTTTGCTCTTAGTCTGGGCCCCGAGCTTGCTGCTGGCCCAGTACTGTACTCCTCCAGGATTTCTAAGTATGGGAGGCGTAGGCGAGCCCTTCACACACATTGCCAACGTTCAAATCGAAAACCTCAACAATTCCACCAACCTCCCTACCGGACAAGGAAAAGACATCGGCTACCGGCATTGGGACGAACTTCCCAAGCCCGAGCTTACCCCTGGTTCGAGATACCAGCTTAATGTTGAATTGGCCGATAATCTCGGGCAAGGCATGCACGGAGTCATCTGGATAGACTGGAATGGCGATGAGGAGTTTGATGATGCTTCTGAACGTGTGTATTACATGCCAAACACCGGAACCCACAACCTAACTATAGATGTGCCAACCACCGCTAAAACCGGAACGATACGTATGCGGATATACTGCGACATGCCATCTACCATGGGGCATATTGATCCAGAACCGTGTGGTTACTTAAATCATCCTACCCATGCCCTTGGTCAACATGGAGAAGTGGAAGACTATGACCTGTTGATTGGAGCCTCGCTGGGACTAGAGGACAATCCGCGGTCTTCCACCCTTCATGTATTCCCACAACCCGCTCAGGAAGTTTTGAACCTCGATTACAAATTGGAACAAGGCACAACTTATTCAATCACCGATATTTATGGTCGCGAAAGACAGTTGGGCGAGGTAAGTCCAGGGGATGTGCAATTGGACGTTTCGTCATTGCCAAACGGCCAGTACATCCTCTCCATCCGAACAGGCCAAGATTGGGTTAAACAGCGCTTTTTTATAGCCCGTTAA
- a CDS encoding HAMP domain-containing histidine kinase, protein MDRKLLVFVSSLVAALLGLLLLLIYWGQRSIELRQDLFLDKANFAVQRVLQEYEARYYCFNLHADLSLPKLDSFFLKHPAIADENAPDKIPLRVTTSEGDVRSFEQMPLVGPAHLHVLMQFEFDDIPAFKADSSLSGFERYVRETYKRYITDKQGIRLLDTLIFDSLVHHAVQQYQPEADLAYQIQLTESEDVVFSKGNIASPLADWDVTGRMYSEDQLVPELALFVQVTNKTDLFAKQIWNVYLSGALLVLISMTILFYLIRLQVQQKRLLRIQKDFVHGITHEFNTPISNINLVAQKLLKTDDEKVKKAGSILQHEGRKLQAGINLVLTTALIEKDELLLDFRDVDLGNLLQELAERNRDTLLESGINLTLSLSQESILTRGDAFHLENVFQSLINNAIKHSGANQLEIDVEKDSEGLSIRIYDNGKGIADDDRNKIFEKFASHGNKGSKNGYGLGLYYSRMIVNMHGGSIELETQVRKGSAFSIELPT, encoded by the coding sequence TTGGACCGGAAATTATTGGTATTTGTTAGCTCGCTGGTAGCCGCCCTCCTGGGCTTGTTGCTTCTGCTCATCTATTGGGGCCAGCGTTCTATTGAGCTAAGGCAAGACCTGTTTTTGGACAAGGCCAACTTTGCGGTTCAGCGGGTTCTGCAGGAATACGAAGCCCGGTATTACTGTTTTAATCTCCACGCGGATCTATCCCTACCCAAATTAGATTCTTTCTTTCTGAAACACCCGGCCATTGCCGATGAAAACGCTCCGGACAAAATTCCGCTTCGGGTAACTACTTCTGAAGGTGATGTTCGCTCTTTCGAACAAATGCCCTTGGTAGGTCCTGCCCATTTACATGTGTTGATGCAATTTGAGTTTGATGATATTCCGGCTTTTAAGGCAGATTCATCACTTAGTGGATTTGAACGTTATGTTAGGGAGACGTATAAGCGCTATATCACCGACAAGCAAGGAATTCGACTGTTGGATACCCTCATTTTCGATTCGCTGGTGCATCATGCGGTACAACAATACCAACCAGAGGCTGATTTAGCCTACCAAATTCAACTGACCGAAAGCGAAGATGTAGTCTTCTCTAAAGGAAATATAGCCTCGCCTCTTGCCGATTGGGATGTCACGGGAAGAATGTATTCTGAGGATCAATTGGTGCCTGAATTGGCCTTGTTTGTTCAGGTAACCAATAAGACTGACCTGTTCGCGAAGCAGATTTGGAATGTCTATTTAAGCGGGGCCTTGTTGGTCTTAATTTCCATGACCATCCTGTTTTACCTGATTCGATTACAAGTCCAACAAAAACGGCTACTCCGCATCCAAAAAGACTTTGTCCATGGAATCACCCATGAATTCAACACGCCGATATCGAACATTAATCTGGTGGCCCAAAAGCTGCTTAAAACGGATGATGAAAAGGTCAAAAAAGCGGGTAGCATTCTGCAACACGAGGGGAGAAAATTGCAGGCCGGTATAAATCTGGTTCTCACAACGGCCCTGATTGAGAAAGATGAATTGCTGCTCGATTTCCGCGATGTAGACTTGGGCAATCTACTTCAAGAGCTGGCCGAACGCAACCGCGATACGCTTCTGGAATCGGGCATTAACTTAACTCTGAGTCTATCGCAAGAATCTATTTTGACCCGAGGAGATGCATTCCACCTGGAGAATGTATTTCAAAGTCTGATCAACAACGCCATTAAACACAGTGGTGCCAATCAACTGGAAATTGATGTGGAAAAGGACTCAGAAGGCCTTTCCATCCGAATTTACGACAACGGCAAAGGGATCGCAGATGACGATCGAAACAAGATATTTGAAAAGTTCGCAAGCCACGGAAATAAGGGGTCCAAAAACGGCTACGGACTCGGACTTTATTATTCGCGAATGATAGTAAACATGCATGGGGGGAGCATAGAATTAGAAACCCAGGTCAGAAAAGGCAGTGCCTTTTCGATCGAATTACCCACCTGA
- a CDS encoding response regulator transcription factor, giving the protein MKHNRILLVEDDVNLAYLLDEHLTENDFNTAVCPSGEKALNRIESEPFDLCILDVVLPDMDGISIAKSIRKNNPKIPFIFLTARNLKSDMLLGYEVGAEDYVTKPFDADVLLSKIHAIMKRCYRPSPAQEQPRLGPFCLEVSRRVLQTPHERVKLSTTECGLFELLMQANQNPVSREDLMKQVWGKSDFFVSKSLDVYLTRIRKIIRGFPDSIWKPFTDLATPSPGMISPEENA; this is encoded by the coding sequence ATGAAGCACAATAGAATACTTCTGGTAGAAGATGACGTCAACCTCGCCTATTTGCTCGATGAGCACCTTACGGAGAATGATTTCAACACGGCCGTATGTCCCAGCGGAGAAAAGGCCCTCAACCGAATAGAAAGTGAACCCTTTGATCTTTGCATCCTTGATGTGGTTCTACCCGATATGGATGGAATCTCCATCGCCAAATCCATTCGTAAAAACAATCCTAAGATTCCCTTTATCTTCCTTACGGCACGCAACCTAAAAAGCGACATGCTTTTGGGTTATGAAGTAGGAGCTGAAGATTATGTTACCAAGCCTTTCGATGCGGACGTATTGCTTTCCAAAATCCACGCGATTATGAAACGCTGCTACCGTCCCAGCCCTGCCCAGGAACAGCCCAGACTTGGTCCTTTTTGCCTGGAGGTATCGCGTCGGGTATTGCAAACGCCGCATGAACGGGTTAAACTGAGCACTACCGAGTGTGGCCTTTTTGAATTGCTGATGCAGGCCAATCAAAATCCGGTGTCGAGGGAAGATTTAATGAAACAAGTCTGGGGCAAAAGCGACTTCTTCGTTTCCAAAAGTTTGGATGTATACCTCACCCGCATTCGAAAGATCATTCGGGGTTTCCCGGACTCAATCTGGAAACCATTTACGGATTTGGCTACGCCCTCACCTGGGATGATATCGCCTGAGGAAAATGCATAA
- the gyrB gene encoding DNA topoisomerase (ATP-hydrolyzing) subunit B, which produces MSEEKKDYGAGNIQVLEGLEAVRKRPAMYIGDVGFRGLHHLVYEVVDNSIDEALAGYCSNIDVFINEDNSITVKDDGRGIPVDFHEKEQKSALEVVMTVLHAGGKFDKDTYKVSGGLHGVGVSCVNALSTHLRAEVHRNGKVYEQEYSIGVPSYDVREIGETEITGTYVTFTPDDSIFETTEYNFDTLAHRMRELAYLNKGIVITLTDKRATDEKGEHVSERYYSEGGLKEFVTFLDGNRNQIINDVIYMEGEKSGIPVEVAMVYNDSYSENVHSYVNNINTHEGGTHLAGFRRGLTNTLKKFADDSGMLQKLKFEISGDDFREGLTAVVSVKVAEPQFEGQTKTKLGNREVTAPVSQSVSEMLQNYLEENPKDARIIVQKVILAAQARNAAKKAREMVQRKTVLGGNSLPGKLADCSEKDPGVCEIYLVEGDSAGGTAKQGRDRVFQAIMPLRGKILNVEKAMQHKIFENEEIKNIYTALGVKVGTEEDERALNLTGLRYHKIIIMCDADVDGSHISTLILTFFFRYMMPLIENGYVYIATPPLYLVKKGAKEQYCWNDDDRDRTIQQFKGAGNESSVKVQRYKGLGEMNAEQLWETTMNPEHRTLRQVTIDSAAEADRIFSMLMGDEVPPRREFIEKNAKYAKIDA; this is translated from the coding sequence ATGAGCGAAGAAAAAAAGGATTACGGCGCCGGGAATATTCAGGTCCTCGAAGGACTGGAAGCCGTACGGAAACGTCCTGCGATGTACATCGGGGATGTGGGATTCAGAGGGTTGCACCACCTGGTTTATGAGGTAGTTGACAACTCCATCGATGAGGCATTGGCCGGCTACTGTTCCAACATTGATGTGTTTATCAACGAAGACAACTCGATTACCGTAAAAGATGACGGTCGGGGTATCCCAGTTGATTTCCACGAAAAAGAGCAAAAATCGGCCCTGGAAGTAGTAATGACTGTACTACACGCCGGGGGTAAATTTGATAAGGATACATATAAGGTTTCTGGTGGTCTCCACGGGGTAGGGGTTTCTTGTGTTAACGCACTGTCTACCCACTTGAGAGCTGAAGTTCACCGTAACGGGAAGGTCTATGAGCAAGAGTACTCCATTGGGGTACCGAGCTATGATGTTCGCGAAATTGGTGAAACGGAAATTACCGGTACTTATGTGACCTTTACACCTGACGATAGCATTTTTGAGACCACGGAGTACAACTTCGATACACTGGCTCATCGTATGCGTGAGTTGGCTTACCTGAACAAGGGGATTGTGATCACCTTGACCGACAAAAGAGCCACAGATGAAAAAGGTGAGCACGTTTCTGAGCGTTACTACTCAGAAGGGGGATTGAAAGAATTTGTCACCTTCCTGGATGGAAACCGCAACCAGATCATCAATGATGTGATCTACATGGAAGGTGAGAAGAGTGGAATACCTGTGGAAGTAGCCATGGTGTACAACGATTCTTATTCTGAGAATGTCCATTCCTATGTAAACAACATTAATACCCACGAAGGAGGAACACACTTGGCTGGTTTCCGTCGTGGATTAACCAATACCCTAAAGAAATTTGCTGACGATTCAGGAATGCTTCAGAAACTCAAGTTCGAGATTTCTGGTGATGACTTCCGTGAAGGTCTTACAGCTGTGGTATCGGTAAAGGTGGCTGAACCTCAGTTTGAAGGTCAGACCAAAACCAAATTGGGTAACCGGGAAGTTACTGCTCCGGTTTCGCAGTCGGTATCTGAAATGTTGCAGAATTACCTGGAAGAAAACCCCAAGGATGCCCGAATCATTGTTCAGAAGGTGATCCTGGCAGCTCAAGCTCGTAACGCCGCTAAAAAGGCCCGTGAGATGGTTCAGCGTAAAACCGTTTTGGGGGGAAATAGTCTTCCTGGAAAACTGGCTGACTGTTCTGAAAAAGATCCTGGTGTTTGCGAGATCTACCTGGTGGAGGGAGATTCAGCAGGTGGTACGGCTAAGCAAGGTCGCGACCGGGTATTCCAGGCGATTATGCCTTTGCGTGGTAAGATCCTGAACGTGGAAAAAGCCATGCAGCACAAGATTTTTGAAAACGAAGAAATCAAGAATATTTACACCGCCCTTGGGGTAAAGGTAGGAACCGAGGAAGATGAGCGAGCGCTCAACTTGACCGGACTTCGTTACCACAAAATCATCATCATGTGTGATGCCGATGTGGATGGGTCCCACATTTCTACTTTGATTTTGACATTCTTCTTCCGTTACATGATGCCGTTGATCGAAAACGGATATGTGTACATCGCTACTCCACCGCTTTACTTGGTGAAAAAAGGAGCCAAGGAACAGTACTGCTGGAATGACGACGATCGTGATCGTACTATCCAACAGTTCAAAGGAGCTGGAAACGAATCTTCTGTGAAGGTACAGCGATACAAAGGTCTGGGAGAGATGAACGCGGAGCAATTGTGGGAAACTACCATGAACCCAGAGCACCGCACACTACGTCAGGTTACTATCGACTCTGCTGCTGAAGCAGATCGTATCTTCTCCATGTTGATGGGAGATGAAGTACCACCACGTAGAGAGTTTATTGAAAAGAACGCGAAATACGCTAAGATCGACGCGTAA